The genomic window TCTCGTGTGATGGAGAAAGACAACATGGAAATGGAGGACGCAACCGGAAAAATTATGTCCTTCCTTCATGAGAGCTCGTCTGGATTCAAGTACGTGGACATGAAGCAGGCGAACATGCTTCTAAAACAGTTTCACACTGATGTCTGGGCGAACAGGAGCAAGAAGCTTCATTGGCCGTTCAGATATTTCAACACAGTGTTGAACAGTCTTAGGGGTAAGGAGCTTGTGGTAATCGCGGGAGAGACAGCAACGGGAAAGACTGCATTTATGCTGAATACTGCGGATCGCTGGGCCGCCGAGGGAAAGACTATAGGATATATCTCTCTGGAAATCGATGTAGTTGACCTTAAGAACAGAATGCACCAGAAGGATTTCGATATAAACCTCAGTGCAGAGTCGGAAAAGCTGAGCGAAGAAGGACAGTTGCTACTGAACGATGCGATCGACAGGACGGTGGATCAGAAAATGTTTTTCTGTGACAGCGGGGTGAGATCTGTTCACGAGATCATAGCGGGCATAAAGCTGATGAATATGCTTCATCAATTCGATGTTGTCTTCATAGATTATCTCCAGCTCATGAGCTGCCCGGGAAAGCAGTCCAAGGACGCAGAGATCGGCGAGATAATGGGATCGCTGAAGGCTCTTGCTATGGATATCAAAGTCCCGATCATAGTCGCCTCGCAACTGAACAGAGAAGTCGGCAAAAACGACAAGGGGATTCCAAGACTCTCGAATCTTCGAGAATCGGGAACGATAGAACACAGCGCCGATGTAGTAATCCTAATCTACAGGCCAATACTGTACAACAAGAGCCAATCGTTGAACGAATATCACGCGATAGTTGCCAAACAGAGAAACGGAAAGACAGGCACTATCTACATGGACTTCAACATGACCAGACAGGTAATCGAAGGTACGGGAACATCCGCCAAATGCAAAGAAGAACGTTCCCCTAGCCTTGAACACGTCCTTGGATAAGATCAAAACCGAGATCCCAAATTAAATTTGGGAGGACAGGGCAAGGCAAAATGAGGACCGACGGGTCCCTGCGTAGATTGTTCCCAGTCTTGTTATCACGAAAAACAAGGGCCCTTTCGGGCCCTTGACTTGATTGAGTAGGGGTTTTATCTTTTACAGCTGTGCTGCTTTCCCAAATCCTCTGCCGAGTCCCGGTCCCTTTTCACCAGAGGCGCCGTGCCTGTAGCCTGTTCCGTCCTGGGCATTCTTTAGTTCTCTTACACCGTCATTGGGGCAGTTGTCATTTATTCCGTCGCCGTCTGCATCTACGAAGTTCTCACAGGTTGTAGGATCCTGACTTCTCTGCATCGCCTTCGTTCCGTAACCTACTGCCAATGTCATTCCACCGATCAAAAGAACCGCTATCGTAATTAACACTATCTTTTTCATCTCTTACACCTCCATATGATTTTTGGTACATTCTCAGTCTACGGCCCATTTCTTAGAGCCCGCTTAGCATCCGCTTAGAAATTGCTTAGAAACGTGGTAGCAGTTATGGGTTAGGGGGTTGGAAGAGCAAAGGATCGGTTGCAAGTTTCAGTTGTGAGTTGCAGGAAAACAATCAGACAGTCATTTCTTCCCGCCGAAGCCAAGCGTTAATCACCTGATGCTTCTGTTCACCAATTAGCAGTAAGGCGTACAAAACTGAGTAGTTGACTGATCTTTTATGCTCGAATTCGTCAAAAGACACTCCCTGGAGAAACCCCTCGATCTCTCCTATGAGCCTTAGTATCTCTTCAATATGTTTCTCAGCGTTATCTGGTCTCATGATATGTATTTGACCTCGCATAAGACCCGATCTTCATAGTCTTTTCTTAGTGCTTTGCGAGTTACCAGATCAACACGCTTTTCAAGCAACATTGCGAGATCGTTCTTAAGCCTTATGAACTCGAAGAGATCGGGAGTCTGTTCGAAATCGACAAGAATGTCCACGTCACTGCTTTGGGTGTACGAGTTTCTCGCGTAGGAACCAAAGACTCCTATGGTTTTCACCTTGTACTCCTCTTTCAGCTCTGATAGCTTCCCGGAGAGCTTCGAAAGAATATCTT from Mesotoga sp. UBA6090 includes these protein-coding regions:
- a CDS encoding nucleotidyltransferase family protein, whose translation is MNTLEDILSKLSGKLSELKEEYKVKTIGVFGSYARNSYTQSSDVDILVDFEQTPDLFEFIRLKNDLAMLLEKRVDLVTRKALRKDYEDRVLCEVKYIS
- a CDS encoding HepT-like ribonuclease domain-containing protein, with product MRGQIHIMRPDNAEKHIEEILRLIGEIEGFLQGVSFDEFEHKRSVNYSVLYALLLIGEQKHQVINAWLRREEMTV
- a CDS encoding DnaB-like helicase C-terminal domain-containing protein, which codes for MMILDVRSERQVLKALIHYINLRCRIDEIDRRFLSQESQIIYDIISKKRDKDPTLILMEMYNRVERFDVDDVDLVSENEANNLIDSFNRTLRNKKFRFLLNQISRVMEKDNMEMEDATGKIMSFLHESSSGFKYVDMKQANMLLKQFHTDVWANRSKKLHWPFRYFNTVLNSLRGKELVVIAGETATGKTAFMLNTADRWAAEGKTIGYISLEIDVVDLKNRMHQKDFDINLSAESEKLSEEGQLLLNDAIDRTVDQKMFFCDSGVRSVHEIIAGIKLMNMLHQFDVVFIDYLQLMSCPGKQSKDAEIGEIMGSLKALAMDIKVPIIVASQLNREVGKNDKGIPRLSNLRESGTIEHSADVVILIYRPILYNKSQSLNEYHAIVAKQRNGKTGTIYMDFNMTRQVIEGTGTSAKCKEERSPSLEHVLG